One genomic segment of Caloranaerobacter ferrireducens includes these proteins:
- a CDS encoding zinc ribbon domain-containing protein — protein MIQLELLWQLQKHYLELNKLERKLKNLNKKDEIEELKVKIHQYEYDLENKKTRLEVNNMKINRYNSKVNQLKYEVKEIEDKLYSGKIRDIKQLTYMENENKKIKEEIEKIETEIILLMDEVDNLKGEIDEVEKTYDELKRNLKQTITENENLIQRVEADIKKEKEIIKEISADIDENSLKKFYTLLKNKGKAVVEIEGDKCTGCYMAVPLSILSKLKYSNSITYCDNCGRILYYKKQEE, from the coding sequence ATGATTCAATTAGAACTTTTGTGGCAGTTACAAAAACATTATTTAGAACTTAATAAGTTAGAAAGAAAGTTGAAGAATTTAAACAAGAAAGACGAGATAGAAGAACTTAAGGTCAAAATACATCAATATGAATATGATTTGGAGAATAAAAAGACGAGATTAGAAGTAAACAATATGAAAATTAATAGGTATAATAGTAAAGTTAATCAATTGAAATATGAAGTTAAAGAAATTGAAGATAAATTATATAGCGGTAAAATTAGAGACATAAAACAACTGACTTATATGGAAAATGAAAATAAGAAAATAAAGGAAGAAATAGAAAAAATAGAAACTGAAATAATATTATTAATGGACGAAGTCGATAATCTTAAAGGTGAAATTGATGAAGTTGAAAAGACTTATGATGAACTAAAGAGAAACTTAAAACAAACAATTACTGAAAATGAGAATTTAATACAGAGGGTAGAAGCAGACATAAAAAAGGAAAAAGAGATAATCAAAGAAATATCAGCAGACATAGATGAAAACAGTTTGAAAAAATTCTATACATTATTAAAAAATAAAGGAAAGGCAGTAGTTGAGATAGAAGGAGATAAGTGTACAGGTTGTTATATGGCAGTCCCTCTATCAATATTATCAAAGCTAAAATATAGTAATAGTATTACTTATTGTGATAATTGTGGTAGGATTCTATATTATAAAAAGCAGGAGGAATAA
- a CDS encoding ribonuclease HI family protein: protein MKKAIIHTDGGSRGNPGFAGIGVIIYDELNNTVLELSQYIGVQTNNVAEYKALVRALELAYEMGIKDIELYMDSELVVKQIKGEYKVKNERMKPFYEIASSLISQFDNFSIYHVRREKNKRADELANIAMDTKSISVKRNSL from the coding sequence ATGAAGAAGGCAATAATACACACAGATGGTGGTTCAAGAGGTAATCCTGGTTTTGCTGGTATTGGTGTTATTATATATGACGAATTAAATAATACAGTACTTGAGCTAAGTCAATATATTGGTGTTCAAACTAATAATGTTGCTGAATATAAAGCTTTGGTTAGAGCTTTGGAGCTAGCTTATGAGATGGGTATAAAAGATATTGAACTTTATATGGATAGTGAATTAGTAGTTAAACAAATAAAGGGTGAATATAAAGTTAAAAATGAAAGAATGAAACCATTCTATGAAATAGCAAGCTCTTTAATTAGCCAGTTTGATAATTTTAGTATATACCATGTTAGAAGAGAAAAAAATAAAAGAGCCGATGAGTTAGCAAATATAGCAATGGATACAAAAAGTATTAGCGTTAAAAGAAATAGCCTATAA
- a CDS encoding YeiH family protein, with the protein MENVKRLIPGILFVYLISFISIFINDSIKHIVNLEALTIGIIIGILYNNLLETREIFKPGIKFSAKKLLKVGIILLGFKLNFKSLLNLGPKVILMIIIFVPSVLIIAYFLGKLFKMNNKIPILIGVGSSICGASAIVAMAPCINADEDDSVVAVSIINFLGAIGVLMYSAIALASGISDIEYGIWSGMSLQGVAHAIAAAFARGSEAGEIGTFVKMGRVVMLIPVAMVLSFIFNKKEKSSSVKFPMYIFYFIIAGIISSLGIIPNQLSMILVKLSSTFILMAMVGMGLSVDLKGIKDKGLKSFLFGLILFSLISITTNFIITKLI; encoded by the coding sequence GTGGAAAATGTTAAAAGGTTAATACCAGGTATTTTGTTTGTTTATTTGATATCATTTATTTCTATATTTATTAATGATTCTATAAAGCATATTGTGAATTTGGAAGCTTTAACTATAGGTATTATAATAGGGATTTTGTATAATAATTTATTAGAAACTAGAGAAATATTTAAACCAGGTATAAAATTCTCTGCAAAAAAGCTTTTAAAAGTAGGAATTATTTTACTAGGTTTTAAGCTTAACTTTAAGTCTTTATTAAATCTTGGGCCTAAAGTTATTTTAATGATAATAATATTTGTACCAAGTGTTTTAATAATTGCTTATTTTTTAGGTAAATTATTTAAGATGAATAATAAAATCCCTATACTTATAGGAGTTGGTTCCAGTATATGTGGAGCTTCTGCTATAGTGGCAATGGCTCCTTGTATAAACGCAGATGAAGATGATTCTGTAGTTGCAGTATCTATTATTAATTTTTTAGGAGCTATAGGAGTTTTGATGTATTCAGCTATAGCTTTAGCTTCAGGGATTAGTGATATTGAATATGGAATTTGGTCTGGAATGTCCCTTCAAGGAGTGGCTCATGCAATAGCAGCTGCTTTCGCTAGAGGAAGTGAAGCAGGAGAAATAGGTACATTTGTAAAAATGGGTAGAGTTGTAATGTTAATTCCTGTAGCTATGGTTCTAAGTTTCATATTTAATAAAAAAGAAAAGAGCTCTAGTGTAAAATTTCCTATGTATATTTTCTATTTTATAATAGCTGGTATAATAAGTTCATTAGGCATAATTCCAAATCAGCTCTCCATGATATTAGTAAAATTAAGTTCTACTTTTATACTTATGGCTATGGTCGGAATGGGGCTTTCTGTAGATTTAAAAGGCATTAAAGATAAAGGCCTAAAATCATTTTTATTTGGTTTAATTTTATTTTCTTTAATATCAATAACTACTAATTTTATAATTACAAAATTAATTTAA
- a CDS encoding ADP-ribosylglycohydrolase family protein, with product MSKNKILGAILGFCVGDALGVPVEFKSREELKKEPVTDMIGYGTYNQPPGTWSDDTSLTLCLVESLCNGLDLEDIGERFVRWYYDSYWTPYNKTFDVGNTTKEAIIKISKGVSPEQAGLDDEHSNGNGSLMRVLPLAFYLKNFKDEEKYNVIYKISSITHKHSRSILACSIYVEYAINLLKGYSKKEAYKNMKENIINFYSNTVFRNEFDSYNRILEHDIARLKKEEIKSSGYVVDTLEAVFWCFLNRDGYKEIVLTAVNLGNDTDTIAAITGGLAGIYYGIEAIPKKWIDAVARKKDIIKLAEKFSDSLNINNI from the coding sequence ATGAGCAAAAATAAAATATTAGGTGCAATACTTGGCTTTTGTGTTGGAGATGCTCTTGGGGTACCTGTTGAATTTAAATCAAGAGAAGAATTAAAAAAAGAACCAGTTACAGATATGATTGGTTATGGAACTTATAATCAGCCACCAGGTACATGGTCAGATGATACTTCTTTAACTTTATGTTTAGTTGAGAGCTTATGTAATGGCTTGGATTTAGAAGATATAGGAGAAAGGTTTGTAAGATGGTATTATGATTCTTACTGGACACCGTACAATAAAACTTTTGATGTAGGCAATACAACAAAAGAAGCTATTATAAAAATTTCTAAAGGTGTAAGTCCTGAACAAGCTGGACTTGATGATGAACATTCAAACGGAAATGGCTCGCTTATGAGAGTGCTACCTTTAGCATTTTATTTAAAAAACTTTAAAGATGAAGAAAAATATAATGTAATATATAAAATTTCTTCGATTACACATAAACATTCAAGAAGTATTTTAGCTTGTAGTATATATGTAGAATATGCAATAAATCTTTTGAAAGGTTATTCAAAAAAGGAAGCCTATAAAAACATGAAAGAGAATATTATTAATTTCTATTCTAATACTGTTTTTAGAAACGAATTTGATTCATATAACAGGATATTAGAACACGATATTGCAAGACTAAAAAAAGAAGAAATAAAGTCAAGTGGTTATGTTGTAGATACTTTAGAGGCTGTATTTTGGTGTTTCTTAAATAGGGATGGATATAAAGAAATAGTTTTAACAGCTGTAAATCTAGGAAATGATACAGATACAATTGCAGCAATAACAGGTGGACTTGCAGGTATATATTATGGTATAGAAGCTATACCGAAAAAGTGGATAGATGCAGTTGCTAGGAAGAAAGACATAATTAAATTAGCTGAGAAATTTAGTGATAGCTTAAATATTAATAATATTTAA
- the hydE gene encoding [FeFe] hydrogenase H-cluster radical SAM maturase HydE, with protein MVLINKFLKNKFEDPYILVCSSKSQMLFSKDLLDKEGIENDLIPTPKGFGGVCTTAIKFDKKFEQKVREIIKKNNIEYEGIYSLKDKYKYDLSEIFNMNISDTFKDIVKKIEANIELNKEEIKYLLQVENEEYNALIRVADIIRKECVGDRIEIRAAIEFSNYCKKNCNYCGVRRDNKIRRYRMTEEEIINEVEKLYKVGIKTVILQSGEDPYYTTDKLLSIIKEIKRKFRMGITLSIGERDEEEYRLFSDAGVNNYLLKIETASRRLFELIHPDDDYDIRVKHTRLIKEAGMRAGSGGMIGLPTQTIDEIAEDIIFQRDFGIHMIGFGPFLPAKGTPYENCKPGDLELSIKVVAVTRIVCQHVFLPATTAIATLHPDGQTLALKAGANTIMLISTPPSLRDNYQIYSNKNMVDLSFAIKSTRDAKRKLPKYLNYDYLRELGYEIEEELIY; from the coding sequence ATGGTACTAATAAACAAGTTTCTAAAGAATAAGTTTGAAGATCCGTATATTTTAGTTTGTTCATCTAAATCACAGATGTTGTTTAGTAAAGATTTATTGGATAAAGAAGGTATAGAAAATGACTTAATTCCTACACCAAAAGGATTTGGTGGAGTATGTACAACAGCTATAAAGTTTGATAAGAAATTTGAACAAAAAGTAAGGGAAATAATAAAGAAAAATAATATTGAATATGAAGGGATTTATTCCTTAAAAGATAAATATAAGTACGATTTATCTGAAATATTTAATATGAATATTTCAGATACTTTTAAAGATATAGTAAAAAAAATAGAGGCTAATATAGAATTAAACAAGGAAGAAATAAAATATTTACTACAAGTAGAAAATGAAGAGTATAATGCATTAATTCGAGTAGCAGATATTATAAGAAAAGAATGTGTAGGGGATAGGATAGAAATAAGGGCTGCTATTGAATTCTCTAACTATTGTAAAAAGAATTGCAATTACTGTGGGGTTAGAAGAGATAATAAAATAAGAAGGTATAGAATGACCGAAGAAGAAATAATAAATGAGGTCGAGAAGTTATATAAAGTAGGTATAAAAACAGTAATATTACAATCTGGCGAAGACCCATATTATACAACTGACAAGTTATTATCAATAATTAAAGAAATAAAGCGAAAGTTTAGAATGGGTATTACTTTAAGTATAGGGGAAAGAGATGAAGAAGAATATAGACTATTTAGTGATGCAGGTGTTAATAATTATTTATTAAAAATAGAAACTGCAAGCAGAAGGTTATTTGAATTAATTCACCCTGATGATGATTACGATATTAGAGTAAAACATACTAGGCTTATAAAAGAAGCTGGAATGAGAGCAGGTTCTGGAGGAATGATAGGGTTACCTACTCAAACTATTGATGAAATAGCAGAAGATATTATATTCCAGAGAGATTTTGGTATTCATATGATAGGCTTTGGACCTTTCTTACCAGCTAAGGGGACACCATATGAGAATTGCAAACCAGGAGATCTTGAACTATCAATAAAAGTTGTAGCTGTAACTAGAATAGTATGTCAACATGTATTCTTGCCAGCTACAACAGCAATAGCTACATTACATCCAGATGGACAAACTCTAGCATTAAAAGCAGGTGCTAATACAATTATGCTTATTAGTACTCCTCCTAGTTTAAGAGATAACTATCAAATCTATTCAAATAAAAATATGGTTGATTTAAGTTTTGCAATAAAGTCGACAAGAGATGCGAAGAGAAAGCTTCCTAAGTATTTAAATTATGATTATTTAAGAGAATTAGGATATGAAATAGAAGAAGAATTAATATATTAA
- a CDS encoding Na+/H+ antiporter NhaC family protein, producing the protein MRNRNILSIVIIVLLFVIVAFVSPKTPDGETPQFGWLSLLPPLLAIVLAFITKQVLLSLFLGIFIGSVMLNGGNIFYGFLRTLDDFVVKSVADTWNAAILIFTLSIGGMIGVVGKMGGTKAIAEALAKKAKTVRSAQIVTWLMGIIVFFDDYANTLIVGPTMRPLTDKLKISREKLAYIVDSTAAPVTGMALISTWIGYEIGLIKDAYESLGIQANIYEVFFKTIPYRFYSIFALLLVFIIALKLKDFGPMYKAEKRARLTGKVLADDAKPMASDEITKMELKEGIKLRASNAIVPILTLIIVAFFGLWYNGYTYSEGVNWYDIRTCFGNADASVVLVWASIVASIVAIVMATSQKILSLGEALESWINGSKSLLITCIILVLAWSLGSVTSSVGTADFLVNAVSDKLPAGILPIIVFLISCVVAFATGTSWGTMAIVIPLALPLANSYVVAGTGASNLLIATLGAVLTGSIFGDHCSPISDTTIMSSMASASDHIDHVKTQIPYSLTAAGIAIIGYIIVGVFKLNPIVSLVVGVALLVGIVHFFGKSTAEEDLLLEANESAE; encoded by the coding sequence ATGAGAAATAGGAACATTTTAAGTATTGTCATCATAGTATTATTGTTTGTTATAGTTGCTTTTGTATCACCAAAGACACCTGATGGCGAAACCCCTCAATTTGGTTGGTTATCACTTTTACCACCATTATTAGCAATTGTTTTAGCTTTTATAACTAAGCAGGTATTGTTGTCATTGTTCTTAGGTATTTTTATTGGTTCAGTAATGTTAAATGGTGGAAATATTTTCTATGGGTTCCTAAGAACATTGGACGATTTTGTAGTTAAATCTGTTGCTGATACATGGAATGCAGCGATATTAATATTTACATTAAGTATAGGTGGTATGATAGGCGTTGTAGGGAAAATGGGAGGAACTAAAGCTATTGCTGAAGCATTAGCTAAAAAAGCTAAGACTGTGCGTAGTGCACAAATAGTAACTTGGCTTATGGGAATTATAGTTTTCTTTGACGATTATGCAAATACTCTTATAGTAGGTCCAACAATGAGACCTTTAACTGACAAGTTAAAAATATCAAGAGAAAAATTAGCTTATATAGTAGACTCAACAGCAGCTCCAGTAACAGGTATGGCATTAATTTCAACTTGGATAGGATATGAAATTGGTCTTATTAAAGATGCTTATGAAAGTTTAGGTATACAAGCTAATATATATGAGGTATTTTTCAAAACAATACCTTATAGGTTTTATAGTATATTTGCATTACTATTAGTTTTCATTATAGCTTTAAAATTAAAAGATTTTGGTCCTATGTATAAAGCAGAAAAAAGAGCTAGACTAACAGGAAAAGTGTTGGCTGATGATGCTAAACCTATGGCTAGCGATGAAATTACTAAAATGGAACTTAAAGAAGGAATTAAGCTTAGAGCATCAAATGCGATAGTACCGATTCTTACTTTAATAATAGTTGCATTTTTTGGACTTTGGTATAATGGATATACTTATAGTGAAGGTGTAAACTGGTATGATATAAGAACTTGTTTCGGTAATGCAGATGCCAGTGTTGTATTAGTTTGGGCTTCAATAGTTGCAAGTATAGTTGCAATTGTTATGGCAACATCTCAGAAAATATTATCTTTAGGAGAAGCATTAGAATCTTGGATTAATGGTTCTAAATCATTATTAATTACATGTATTATATTAGTATTAGCATGGTCATTAGGTAGTGTTACAAGTTCAGTTGGTACTGCAGATTTTCTTGTAAATGCTGTGTCAGATAAATTACCAGCAGGAATATTACCAATTATTGTATTTTTGATTTCTTGTGTTGTTGCATTTGCAACTGGAACATCATGGGGAACTATGGCAATAGTAATTCCATTAGCTTTACCACTTGCTAATAGTTATGTTGTAGCTGGAACAGGAGCTTCAAACTTATTAATTGCTACACTAGGAGCAGTTTTAACTGGATCAATTTTCGGAGACCACTGTTCACCAATTTCAGATACGACAATTATGTCATCTATGGCTTCTGCATCAGACCATATAGACCATGTTAAGACTCAGATACCATATTCTTTAACAGCAGCTGGGATTGCTATAATAGGTTATATCATAGTTGGAGTATTTAAACTAAATCCAATAGTATCTCTTGTAGTTGGTGTAGCGCTTCTAGTAGGTATAGTACATTTCTTTGGTAAGAGTACAGCTGAAGAAGATTTACTTTTAGAAGCGAATGAAAGTGCCGAATAA
- a CDS encoding phosphoglycerate dehydrogenase, producing MVKVLFTYNYGEEKMKKIEDLGYEIVYIKEQELSYNEKIKDIEVLVCYNPFNFLDITKLHKLKWIQLSSIGIDQVPKQYLLEKQILLTNNKGGYSIPMGEWVVLKILEMLKRSKSFYKKQNSKLWKIDTSIIELYGKTIGFIGTGSIAYESAKRLTGFEVNIYGLNTTGRSVEHFDKCFSISEFDYFLSLCDILVLTIPYTEKTHHLLNESKFKIMKDGVYIVNVSRGSIINEADLIKYLKNGKIRFAALDVFENEPLSKNNPLWDLDNVIITPHNSWVSEMRNERRYNVIYENMKRYINGEKLINIVDLKKGY from the coding sequence ATGGTAAAAGTCTTATTTACTTATAACTATGGCGAAGAAAAGATGAAAAAAATCGAAGATTTAGGCTATGAAATTGTGTATATAAAAGAACAAGAACTATCCTATAATGAAAAAATAAAAGACATAGAAGTTCTTGTATGCTATAATCCTTTCAACTTTTTAGATATCACTAAGTTACATAAGCTAAAATGGATTCAATTATCAAGTATTGGTATAGATCAAGTTCCTAAACAATATTTATTAGAAAAACAAATTTTGTTAACCAATAATAAAGGTGGATATAGTATCCCCATGGGTGAATGGGTTGTATTAAAAATACTAGAAATGCTAAAAAGAAGCAAGAGTTTCTACAAAAAACAGAATAGTAAACTTTGGAAAATTGATACTTCTATTATAGAGCTTTATGGAAAAACAATAGGTTTTATTGGAACTGGAAGCATTGCATATGAATCAGCAAAAAGACTTACAGGCTTTGAGGTAAATATATACGGGTTAAACACTACCGGTAGAAGTGTAGAACACTTTGATAAATGCTTTAGTATTTCCGAATTTGACTACTTTTTAAGTTTATGTGATATTTTAGTCCTTACTATTCCATACACAGAAAAAACTCATCATTTACTTAATGAAAGCAAATTTAAAATAATGAAAGATGGTGTATATATTGTAAATGTTTCTCGTGGTAGCATAATAAATGAAGCTGACTTAATTAAATACTTAAAAAATGGAAAAATAAGATTTGCAGCATTAGATGTTTTTGAAAATGAACCTTTAAGCAAAAATAACCCTTTATGGGACTTAGATAATGTTATAATAACTCCACATAATTCTTGGGTTTCAGAAATGAGAAATGAAAGAAGATATAACGTTATATATGAAAACATGAAAAGATATATCAATGGTGAAAAGTTAATTAATATAGTTGACTTAAAAAAAGGATATTAG
- the spoIIAA gene encoding anti-sigma F factor antagonist produces MQLNFYVTGKTLVVGFSGELDHHTAENIRKEIDNYYDEKMLKNIVLDLDNLNFMDSSGIGLILGRYKKAMNNDGKLLLVNASARVKKILEMSGITKIIKIYDSVNNALDNI; encoded by the coding sequence TTGCAATTAAACTTTTATGTAACAGGTAAAACTTTAGTTGTAGGCTTTAGTGGGGAGTTAGATCATCATACTGCAGAAAATATTAGGAAAGAGATAGATAATTATTATGATGAAAAAATGTTAAAAAATATTGTTTTGGATTTAGATAATTTAAATTTTATGGACAGCTCTGGTATTGGTTTAATTCTAGGAAGATATAAAAAAGCTATGAATAATGATGGGAAATTATTACTAGTAAATGCAAGTGCCAGAGTTAAAAAAATTTTAGAAATGTCAGGAATAACAAAGATAATCAAAATTTATGATTCTGTTAATAATGCTTTAGACAATATATAA
- the spoIIAB gene encoding anti-sigma F factor: protein MQDNYMKLEIPSKSQNEAFARVVVASFASQLDPTIEELADVKTAVSEAVTNAIIHGYENKMGIITIECRIIKNKLEIIVEDKGKGIEDIEKAMEPFYTSRPEMERSGMGFTVMETFMDELKVQSEVGKGTIVKMVKVFKSISPEG from the coding sequence ATGCAAGATAATTACATGAAATTAGAAATACCAAGTAAATCACAAAATGAGGCTTTTGCTAGAGTAGTAGTAGCTTCATTCGCATCTCAATTAGACCCTACTATTGAAGAATTAGCTGATGTTAAAACAGCAGTATCAGAGGCTGTTACAAACGCAATAATTCATGGTTATGAAAATAAAATGGGGATTATAACTATAGAATGTAGAATAATAAAAAATAAATTGGAAATAATTGTTGAGGACAAGGGTAAAGGGATAGAAGATATAGAGAAAGCAATGGAACCTTTTTATACCTCAAGGCCTGAAATGGAGAGATCAGGTATGGGATTTACAGTAATGGAAACTTTTATGGATGAGCTAAAAGTACAATCTGAAGTAGGTAAAGGTACTATAGTAAAGATGGTAAAAGTATTTAAAAGTATATCACCTGAGGGGTAG
- the sigF gene encoding RNA polymerase sporulation sigma factor SigF, producing MSTSTLRKTSTELLSHEETIKLIKKAQAGDKEAQAILVDHNLGLVRSVLKRFNNRGYDTEDLFQLGCIGLIKAIQKFEPKYEVRFSTYAIPMIVGEIKRFLRDDGIIKVSRSLKQTATKVKLAKEKLTKKLGREPTINEICDEVKIDKEEVVMALDSNYQPDYLYDVIHHDDGSPIHLIDKIGNNESEDLEVLDRIVLKQALSQLEPRERQIIIMRYFKDKTQTEIAEMLGISQVQVSRIEKRVLQNMRNYLNRHQT from the coding sequence ATGAGCACTAGTACGTTGAGAAAAACCTCAACTGAATTGCTTAGTCATGAAGAAACTATTAAGCTAATAAAAAAAGCACAAGCTGGTGATAAAGAAGCACAGGCAATACTTGTAGATCATAATCTTGGATTAGTTAGAAGTGTATTAAAAAGATTTAATAATAGAGGATACGATACAGAAGATTTATTTCAATTAGGTTGTATTGGTTTAATTAAAGCAATTCAAAAATTTGAACCTAAATATGAAGTTAGATTTTCTACATATGCAATTCCTATGATTGTAGGTGAGATAAAGAGGTTTTTAAGAGATGATGGAATAATAAAGGTTAGCCGCTCACTTAAACAAACTGCGACAAAAGTTAAATTAGCAAAAGAAAAGCTAACAAAAAAATTAGGTAGAGAACCAACTATAAACGAGATATGTGATGAAGTAAAAATAGATAAAGAAGAAGTTGTTATGGCTTTAGATTCTAATTATCAGCCTGATTATTTGTATGATGTAATACACCACGACGATGGTTCACCAATTCATTTGATAGATAAAATTGGCAATAATGAGTCTGAAGATTTAGAAGTACTAGATAGAATTGTTCTTAAACAGGCTTTAAGTCAACTTGAACCTAGAGAAAGACAGATTATTATAATGAGATATTTTAAAGATAAAACACAGACCGAAATTGCTGAAATGCTTGGAATATCACAAGTTCAAGTTTCAAGAATAGAAAAAAGAGTTTTACAAAATATGAGAAATTATCTTAATAGGCATCAAACTTAG
- a CDS encoding stage V sporulation protein AA, translated as MKDIADVYCEDVNLQKAILDIKLIKTPNDKKFVKISVLEVIKKIESEYKELNISTFGVDEVLVDINISDSNKFFQLIKVFLISLILFIGAGLAIINFHADVNMEKSHKIIYYLITGEKTDKPLTLQISYSLGIGIGMAIFLNQFGKQGKKEPSPLEIEMYKYKKDIDDYKMNNKNKS; from the coding sequence ATAAAAGATATTGCTGATGTTTACTGTGAGGATGTAAACTTACAAAAAGCAATACTAGACATTAAGCTAATTAAAACACCTAACGATAAGAAGTTTGTGAAAATATCTGTACTTGAAGTAATCAAAAAGATAGAGTCCGAATATAAAGAACTGAATATATCAACATTTGGAGTAGATGAAGTTTTAGTAGATATAAATATTAGTGACTCAAATAAGTTTTTCCAATTGATTAAAGTATTTTTAATATCTTTGATTCTTTTTATCGGGGCAGGTCTTGCTATAATAAATTTTCATGCTGATGTAAATATGGAAAAATCGCATAAGATAATATACTATCTTATAACTGGGGAAAAAACTGATAAACCACTAACATTACAGATATCATATTCTTTGGGCATTGGTATTGGTATGGCCATTTTTTTAAACCAATTTGGTAAGCAAGGGAAAAAAGAGCCTAGTCCATTAGAAATAGAAATGTATAAATATAAGAAAGATATAGATGATTATAAGATGAATAACAAAAATAAAAGTTAG
- a CDS encoding stage V sporulation protein AB — MSNFVLLILIGFSGGIVIGSAFIAVIVLLNIIPRLAQMSHTDEFINIYEKVMILSVVLITLLDFFDVTLKISKIYLVPIGLIMGIFIGILAAALAEVINVVAVFERRVKIKDYIIYILIAIALGKTVGSLIQWLVLER; from the coding sequence ATGTCAAATTTTGTTCTTTTAATATTAATAGGATTTTCAGGAGGCATTGTAATTGGAAGTGCTTTTATTGCAGTTATCGTATTATTAAATATAATTCCAAGATTGGCTCAAATGTCTCATACAGATGAGTTTATTAATATTTATGAGAAAGTTATGATTTTATCAGTTGTATTAATTACATTATTAGATTTTTTTGATGTTACGTTAAAGATAAGTAAGATTTACTTAGTTCCAATCGGATTAATAATGGGAATTTTTATTGGGATTTTAGCAGCTGCACTAGCTGAAGTTATTAATGTAGTAGCTGTTTTTGAAAGAAGAGTTAAAATTAAAGATTATATTATTTATATTTTAATAGCTATAGCTTTGGGTAAAACTGTAGGTTCATTAATACAATGGTTGGTTTTAGAAAGATAA
- the spoVAC gene encoding stage V sporulation protein AC: protein MDKINPKDYNKYVQEKIPKPTFLKNCLWAFFVGGLICTFGQFVTNFYKSIGLDKEGVSAATAITLVFLGAFFTGLGLYDKLGKTAGAGSIVPITGFANSIVSPAMEFKREGFIFGVAAKMFTVAGPVLVYGYGSSVIVGLIYYLIKK from the coding sequence ATGGATAAGATTAATCCTAAGGATTACAACAAATATGTTCAGGAGAAAATCCCGAAACCAACATTTTTAAAAAATTGTCTTTGGGCTTTTTTTGTTGGAGGGCTTATTTGTACTTTTGGTCAGTTTGTAACAAATTTCTATAAAAGTATAGGACTTGATAAAGAAGGAGTATCAGCAGCAACAGCGATTACTCTAGTTTTTCTTGGAGCATTTTTTACTGGTTTAGGACTGTATGATAAGTTGGGGAAAACAGCAGGAGCAGGGTCTATTGTGCCAATAACAGGTTTTGCTAATTCTATTGTATCACCTGCAATGGAATTTAAGAGAGAAGGATTTATATTTGGAGTAGCAGCTAAAATGTTTACAGTAGCTGGTCCAGTTCTTGTATATGGATATGGGAGTTCAGTTATAGTAGGGTTAATATATTATTTAATTAAAAAGTAA